A DNA window from Methanobacterium sp. contains the following coding sequences:
- the purF gene encoding amidophosphoribosyltransferase, with product MRDKCGIVGAYSHKKSNNISRPIYYGLYALQHRGQESAGISVHNGKKMSTYRGMGLVCDVFNNGNIEGLEGYVGIGHVRYSTTGKSRIENSQPFFSEFDMGTIAVAHNGDIINSMELRKELEEQGYEFKSTTDSEVLCHLLIKKYHKTGDIIKAVQEVSKRLIGSYSLVILFNNDLIVVRDPIGIKPLSLGKVDDTTLVASETVAFDVVGGEYIRAVKPGEILLINDEIKSFKMPKTESCKQAHCMFEYVYFARPDSILDDKYVYDVRLKIGKALAKEFPAEADVVMPVPDSAITAAIGYSRESGLPYGEGLIKNRYIGRTFIMPTQEERETSVRLKMNPVKTELEGKKIVLIDDSIVRGTTSKALVNILREAGVKEIHLRVGCPPIISPCYYGIAMATKRELIASDKEVEEIRKTLGVDSLGYLSVDALVDCIGIKRDQLCLGCLTCEYPTKLPDNIEEYEARRCTC from the coding sequence TTGCGAGATAAATGCGGTATTGTAGGGGCTTATTCTCACAAAAAATCAAATAATATCTCAAGACCTATCTATTATGGTCTTTATGCATTACAACATAGAGGACAAGAATCTGCAGGTATATCAGTGCACAATGGGAAAAAAATGAGCACATATAGAGGCATGGGGCTTGTCTGTGATGTATTTAACAATGGAAATATTGAAGGACTTGAAGGTTATGTCGGAATAGGACATGTGAGATATTCAACTACAGGTAAATCAAGAATAGAAAATTCACAACCTTTTTTCAGCGAGTTTGATATGGGAACCATTGCAGTTGCCCATAATGGAGATATCATCAATTCAATGGAACTGAGAAAGGAATTAGAAGAGCAGGGCTACGAATTTAAATCCACCACTGATTCTGAAGTTTTATGCCACCTGCTTATTAAAAAATATCACAAAACTGGAGACATAATAAAAGCTGTTCAAGAAGTTTCTAAACGTTTGATAGGCTCTTATTCACTGGTTATATTATTTAACAATGATCTGATTGTTGTAAGAGATCCAATTGGAATTAAACCTCTTTCACTAGGAAAAGTCGACGATACAACTCTCGTTGCATCCGAAACAGTTGCCTTTGATGTGGTAGGAGGAGAGTACATCCGTGCGGTAAAACCAGGAGAAATACTGCTTATAAATGATGAAATAAAAAGTTTCAAAATGCCAAAAACCGAGTCATGCAAACAAGCGCACTGCATGTTTGAATATGTTTACTTTGCACGTCCAGACAGCATACTTGATGATAAATATGTCTATGATGTAAGGTTAAAAATTGGAAAAGCACTTGCAAAGGAATTTCCTGCAGAAGCAGATGTTGTAATGCCCGTGCCGGACTCAGCAATAACTGCAGCTATAGGCTATTCTAGAGAATCTGGATTACCTTATGGTGAAGGGCTTATAAAAAACCGTTATATAGGCAGAACTTTTATTATGCCAACTCAAGAAGAACGTGAAACTTCCGTAAGGTTAAAAATGAACCCTGTTAAAACAGAACTGGAAGGTAAAAAAATAGTTCTTATAGACGACAGTATTGTAAGAGGTACAACATCTAAAGCTCTGGTTAACATATTACGGGAAGCAGGAGTTAAAGAAATTCATTTAAGAGTAGGATGTCCACCTATAATTTCACCATGTTATTATGGAATTGCAATGGCAACCAAAAGGGAATTAATAGCATCTGATAAAGAAGTAGAGGAAATAAGAAAAACTTTAGGCGTAGATTCTCTTGGTTATTTAAGTGTAGATGCACTGGTTGACTGTATAGGTATAAAAAGAGATCAGCTCTGCCTTGGATGCCTTACATGTGAATATCCAACAAAATTACCGGATAATATTGAAGAATATGAAGCAAGGCGCTGTACCTGCTGA
- a CDS encoding U32 family peptidase yields the protein MVELLSPARDFPALNAAISNGADSVYVGIEGCNMRANVKNFTIHDLKEAVEICHNADKKIYLCTNTIMKNKDIYSLKKIIPTIYHYEVDALIISDLGALNIARENDIEAHMSIQANVSNFESLNLLEELGVKRVVLSRELSLEEIREIKENTNLEIETFIHGAMCVAVSGRCFLSSHLYGKSANCGECLQPCRKEWKLTSEDGDEFKLLQNENESHILSPKDLCTIEHIPELIEAGIDAFKIEGRARPADYVATVTKAYREAITSYESGSWKFDENWIEELKKVFNRGFDTGFYFKTPYKTSQYNESTHVKKDIGSVVNYYKNVSAAEIRLWDDLKVGDEIIIEGKTTGSLIQKVESMQIDGKDITEVQKGQNVGIKIDDKVRPNDLVYKRIKRQ from the coding sequence ATAGTAGAACTACTTTCACCTGCACGAGATTTCCCGGCATTGAATGCAGCAATTTCAAACGGTGCAGACTCTGTTTATGTAGGCATTGAAGGATGCAACATGAGGGCAAATGTTAAAAATTTTACAATTCACGACCTCAAAGAAGCAGTAGAAATATGTCACAATGCAGATAAAAAGATATACCTCTGCACAAACACCATAATGAAAAATAAGGACATATACTCTTTAAAAAAAATTATCCCTACTATTTACCATTATGAAGTAGACGCATTAATTATTTCTGACCTTGGTGCGCTTAACATTGCCCGGGAAAATGATATTGAAGCGCACATGAGCATACAGGCCAATGTTTCTAATTTTGAATCACTGAATTTACTTGAAGAGCTTGGAGTTAAACGTGTTGTCCTCTCAAGAGAGTTATCACTTGAGGAAATTAGGGAAATTAAAGAAAACACTAATCTGGAGATAGAAACGTTTATACACGGGGCTATGTGCGTTGCGGTTTCTGGAAGATGTTTTTTAAGCTCGCATCTTTACGGCAAAAGCGCAAACTGCGGAGAATGCTTACAGCCATGTAGAAAAGAATGGAAACTTACATCTGAAGATGGAGATGAGTTTAAACTTCTTCAAAATGAAAATGAAAGCCATATCTTAAGTCCCAAAGACCTCTGCACTATAGAACATATACCCGAGCTTATTGAAGCAGGAATTGATGCATTTAAAATAGAAGGAAGGGCAAGGCCTGCAGATTATGTTGCAACAGTTACCAAAGCTTATCGAGAAGCTATCACCAGCTATGAAAGTGGTTCATGGAAATTTGATGAAAACTGGATTGAAGAACTTAAAAAAGTGTTTAACAGAGGCTTCGATACTGGATTTTACTTTAAAACTCCTTACAAAACCAGCCAGTATAATGAATCTACACATGTTAAAAAAGACATCGGTTCAGTTGTCAATTATTACAAAAACGTCTCTGCAGCTGAAATCAGACTATGGGATGATTTGAAGGTTGGAGATGAAATTATAATAGAAGGAAAAACAACAGGGTCTTTAATTCAAAAGGTTGAATCAATGCAGATTGATGGTAAAGATATAACCGAGGTTCAGAAAGGTCAAAATGTAGGTATAAAAATTGATGACAAAGTAAGGCCTAATGATCTGGTTTATAAAAGGATCAAAAGGCAGTAA
- a CDS encoding MATE family efflux transporter codes for MQTDESQSTLNSPLGDDKTKGVNLITGDPRKAIIKLSGPMIISMLLMTFYNLVNAIWVAGLGGNALAAVGFVTPLYLVLVGLSNGLGAGAASAIARYIGADNKKCANNATLHSLFITVGISIILTVLLTVFLKPILMLLGAGNTIDLAVQFGQVTFAGTILMLFTGVGYGVLRAEGDAKRTMYAMIISSVMNMILDPILIYWAGLGISGAAWGTVISMGFVAVVLLYWFFVKKDTYVSFSIKDFMPDKIVAKSILGVGLPASAEFLIMSILAGIVNGLLVVVAGTDAVAVYSAGWRVVMMATMPIIAVGTSVITVAGVSYGARKYENISIAHKYSIKVGLIIAAATSVLTFVFAPYIAMIFAYTPQSASLAPTIAAFLQVMCFFYIFMPPGVMSSSTFQGVGKGMTSLMLTLLRNLVFIAIFAYIFAIFFGLGEYGVWWGIVAGDILGGIVAYVWARTYIRRLRSVESPD; via the coding sequence ATGCAAACAGATGAATCACAATCAACATTAAATTCTCCACTTGGAGATGATAAGACAAAAGGAGTTAATCTGATAACTGGAGACCCAAGAAAGGCAATAATCAAACTTTCGGGTCCTATGATCATTTCAATGCTTCTAATGACCTTTTACAACCTGGTCAACGCAATTTGGGTTGCGGGTCTGGGGGGAAATGCTCTAGCCGCGGTTGGATTTGTAACACCATTGTATCTGGTACTTGTTGGTCTCAGTAACGGTCTTGGTGCCGGCGCAGCATCTGCAATAGCACGTTATATAGGGGCGGATAACAAAAAATGCGCAAACAATGCTACACTGCATTCTTTGTTCATTACAGTAGGTATTTCAATTATTCTAACTGTGCTGCTTACCGTATTCCTTAAACCTATACTCATGCTTCTTGGCGCGGGAAATACAATAGATCTTGCAGTCCAGTTTGGACAGGTCACATTTGCAGGAACTATTTTAATGCTCTTTACAGGTGTAGGCTATGGAGTACTTCGTGCAGAGGGCGATGCCAAAAGAACAATGTACGCGATGATAATATCATCAGTTATGAACATGATCCTGGACCCTATACTTATTTACTGGGCAGGCTTGGGTATTTCCGGAGCGGCATGGGGTACAGTTATATCCATGGGATTTGTAGCTGTTGTCCTGCTTTACTGGTTCTTTGTAAAAAAGGATACTTATGTTTCCTTTTCAATTAAAGATTTTATGCCGGATAAAATAGTCGCCAAAAGTATTTTAGGCGTTGGTCTACCTGCAAGTGCTGAGTTTCTTATAATGTCGATTTTAGCAGGTATAGTAAACGGTTTGCTGGTTGTAGTTGCAGGAACAGATGCAGTTGCAGTTTATTCTGCAGGCTGGAGAGTTGTGATGATGGCTACGATGCCTATAATTGCTGTGGGGACATCTGTAATTACAGTTGCAGGTGTTTCATACGGGGCCAGAAAGTATGAAAACATTTCCATAGCCCATAAGTACTCCATAAAGGTGGGGCTTATTATAGCGGCAGCTACAAGTGTCCTAACATTTGTATTCGCTCCTTATATTGCCATGATATTTGCATATACTCCTCAAAGTGCTTCTCTGGCACCTACAATTGCAGCATTCCTTCAGGTGATGTGTTTCTTCTACATCTTCATGCCGCCGGGAGTGATGTCCAGCTCAACATTCCAGGGCGTAGGTAAGGGAATGACATCCCTCATGCTGACATTGCTCAGAAACTTGGTTTTTATTGCAATATTTGCATACATATTCGCGATATTCTTTGGTTTAGGAGAATATGGAGTATGGTGGGGAATTGTTGCAGGGGATATTCTCGGAGGTATAGTTGCATACGTATGGGCGCGTACTTACATCCGCAGGCTGCGAAGCGTTGAAAGTCCTGATTAA
- a CDS encoding MDR family MFS transporter, whose protein sequence is MNHYKTHYNLSKNKIIMIMAGLMVGLLVAALDNSIISTAMPRVISNLQGMEYYVWPFTSYMLTSTIAIILFGKLSDIYGRKLIIIFGIILFVITSMLCGFSTNIFELILFRGLQGIGGGILLSLPFILVGEIFSPKERGKYMGILASVFGISSVLGPILGGVITDAVGWRWIFFVNVPVGIAAVSILMYSLPNFKLDGVKKVIDYSGIITFTLALSGLFLALTLARDLNVYPMQEIVGFLIFSVVMFVLFVWAEKRAVEPILPLNLFSNSIFTVSSVENFLASALIFAGIIYVPLFAQNILGMSATNAGFLMIPMLISLTIASNIAGQIISRTGKYKKLAIAEFVITGIGIILLSTLNVNSSPYALLAYSTILGLGSGMMYTVFTISVQNSFSLREIGIVTASMQFFRNVGSTVAIPVFGYIVNATLASPSMVNLSQKEALALSIQNVFLASIALAFAGLAIAFFLKEASLNHESSAQEIPGNAVDEAK, encoded by the coding sequence GGATAATTCTATAATCAGTACAGCAATGCCTCGAGTTATTAGCAACTTACAGGGAATGGAATACTATGTATGGCCATTTACATCTTACATGTTAACATCAACCATTGCAATAATCCTTTTTGGTAAATTATCAGATATTTACGGCAGAAAGTTAATTATAATATTTGGAATTATTTTGTTTGTCATAACCTCTATGTTATGTGGTTTTTCTACCAATATATTTGAATTGATCCTGTTTAGAGGCCTTCAAGGAATTGGTGGCGGAATATTATTGTCCCTCCCATTTATTCTGGTTGGGGAAATTTTCAGCCCAAAAGAAAGGGGTAAATACATGGGAATACTTGCCTCTGTATTTGGAATTTCAAGTGTTTTAGGGCCGATACTTGGTGGAGTAATTACAGACGCTGTTGGATGGAGATGGATATTTTTTGTAAATGTTCCAGTTGGAATAGCTGCTGTAAGCATACTTATGTATTCTCTTCCTAACTTTAAATTAGACGGTGTAAAAAAAGTAATTGATTATTCAGGGATTATAACATTTACTTTGGCTTTAAGTGGGCTTTTCCTGGCATTAACACTTGCAAGAGATTTAAATGTGTATCCTATGCAGGAAATAGTCGGGTTTTTGATTTTTTCAGTAGTGATGTTTGTGTTATTTGTTTGGGCTGAAAAAAGGGCAGTGGAACCTATCTTACCCCTTAACCTGTTTAGTAATTCAATATTCACTGTTTCATCGGTAGAAAACTTTTTGGCAAGTGCACTTATATTTGCAGGAATAATTTATGTCCCTTTATTTGCGCAGAATATTTTGGGGATGAGTGCCACAAATGCAGGGTTTTTAATGATACCCATGCTAATAAGTCTTACAATAGCATCTAATATTGCTGGACAAATCATTTCGAGGACTGGAAAATACAAAAAACTCGCTATTGCAGAGTTTGTAATCACTGGAATTGGAATCATACTGCTTTCTACATTGAATGTAAATTCCTCCCCATACGCACTGCTTGCATATTCCACAATTCTTGGTTTAGGTTCTGGAATGATGTACACAGTATTTACAATAAGTGTTCAGAATTCTTTCAGTTTAAGGGAAATAGGAATTGTAACGGCTTCCATGCAGTTTTTCAGGAACGTTGGGTCAACAGTGGCAATTCCGGTGTTTGGATATATAGTAAATGCAACTCTGGCAAGTCCATCTATGGTAAATCTGAGTCAAAAAGAGGCTCTTGCACTTTCTATACAGAACGTTTTCTTAGCATCGATAGCACTTGCATTTGCAGGTTTGGCCATTGCATTCTTCCTTAAAGAAGCATCTTTAAACCATGAATCTTCAGCTCAAGAAATTCCAGGTAATGCAGTTGATGAAGCGAAATAA